A section of the Tachysurus fulvidraco isolate hzauxx_2018 chromosome 7, HZAU_PFXX_2.0, whole genome shotgun sequence genome encodes:
- the LOC113643886 gene encoding C-type mannose receptor 2-like, whose protein sequence is MTGAKWPVAQKYCRVTYNDLATVISDFDWLRVKKLTADKNLAKNAWVGLYNDVNSWRWSLNDLPLKNVTYTNWYPGEPDNLGGNEACVMIGSSNTWCDAPCIHPKPFICYNANFSGAARFIGITTPLSWPQSQAYCREHHTDLASALNSSDQNMLGQVRNIQGDSWIGLYRDTWKWSDGTIALNLQWDTGQPDNRYSNENCAMVYNGVFYDTDCNNLFCFFCHSISTMRNQTVRLQVKSDGSVFEPAVQSSILEQMKQKLNEHGMLENTTVTWSVQPDGNIFKKKKGDL, encoded by the exons ATGACAGGGGCGAAATGGCCTGTTGCACAGAAGTACTGCAGGGTGACTTACAATGATCTGGCAACAGTCATAAGTGATTTTGATTGGCTAAGAGTAAAGAAACTTACAGCAGACAAAAATCTGGCAAAAAATGCCTGGGTCGGATTATACAATGATGTCAATAGCTGGCGCTGGTCCTTAAACGACCTCCCACTGAAGAATGTCACCTATACAAACTGGTACCCTGGAGAGCCTGATAATCTCGGTGGAAATGAAGCATGTGTTATGATAGGTAGCTCTAATACATGGTGTGATGCACCATGTATACATCCAAAACCCTTCATCTGCTATAATG CTAATTTCAGTGGTGCTGCCCGGTTTATTGGCATCACTACACCTCTGTCCTGGCCTCAATCTCAGGCTTACTGTagagaacatcacacagattTGGCCAGCGCTCTTAACAGTTCGGACCAAAACATGTTAGGGCAGGTGAGGAACATCCAGGGTGATTCCTGGATTGGGCTCTACAGAGACACATGGAAGTGGTCAGATGGAACCATCGCTTTAAACCTACAATGGGATACTGGACAACCTGATAATCGTTATAGCAATGAGAACTGTGCAATGGTTTATAACGGAGTGTTCTATGATACAGACTGCAAcaacctgttttgttttttctgtcattcca TTTCCACTATGAGGAATCAGACAGTGAGACTGCAGGTGAAGTCTGATGGCAGTGTGTTTGAGCCTGCTGTTCAGTCGTCCATTTTAGAGCAG ATGAAGCAGAAACTGAATGAACATGGCATGTTGgagaacaccacagtgacctggAGCGTGCAGCCAGATGGAAACatcttcaagaagaaaaaaggtgaCCTGTAA